One Mauremys mutica isolate MM-2020 ecotype Southern chromosome 19, ASM2049712v1, whole genome shotgun sequence genomic window carries:
- the UNC119 gene encoding protein unc-119 homolog A isoform X2 yields the protein MESGTVLFEITKPPASEREHGDKKDVDPNAGRFVRYQFTPAFLRLRQVGATVEFTVGDKPINNFRMIERHYFRDQLLKSFDFEFGFCIPSSKNTCEHIYEFPQLSEDLIREMILHPYETQSDSFYFVDNKLVMHNKADYSYSGGP from the exons ATGGAGTCTGGCACTGTACTGTTTGAAATCACCAAACCACCTGCCTCAG AACGTGAACATGGTGATAAAAAGGATGTTGACCCTAATGCCGGGCGGTTTGTACGCTATCAGTTCACCCCAGCTTTCCTTAGACTTCGGCAAGTTGGAGCCAC GGTAGAGTTCACAGTAGGGGACAAGCCCATTAATAACTTCCGCATGATTGAGAGGCACTACTTCCGGGATCAGCTGCTCAAGAGCTTTGATTTTGAATTTGGGTTCTGCATCCCCAGCAGTAAAAACACTTGTGAACACATCTATGAATTCCCACAGCTCTCGGAGGATCTCA TTCGAGAGATGATCCTTCACCCCTATGAGACACAGTCGGACAGTTTCTACTTTGTAGACAACAAGCTGGTGATGCACAACAAGGCAGATTATTCGTACAGTGGAGGACCATGA